The following are encoded in a window of Castanea sativa cultivar Marrone di Chiusa Pesio chromosome 5, ASM4071231v1 genomic DNA:
- the LOC142637182 gene encoding transcription factor bHLH68-like isoform X3 — protein MMAGNPNWWSMPPPSLLPPQYALGSSSLPFNPLAAENQELPQSWSQLLLGGLPASDEESFRLSHFQPKKLENWEEQILNQSQRVLPVNVDVIKQEISQNSNLYGLEDHEEFQALPRPAAWSQQIMPVSSPRSCVTSLSNNNILDFSYKKMDGSNQNLDQSSESTSSATGGAYKKARVQPSSTSSQPPLKVRKEKLGDRITALHQLVSPFGKTDTASVLLEAIGYIRFLQGQIEVQGERNGVFPEDPGQLLNDACLKRKEAPNQDTQDKPRDLKSRGLCLVPVSCTQLVGSDNGADFWAPAYGGGF, from the exons ATGATGGCTGGAAACCCTAACTGGTGGAGCATGCCTCCACCATCTCTCTTGCCTCCTCAATATGCACTTGGATCTTCTTCACTTCCTTTCAATCCATTGGCAGCAGAAAACCAAGAGCTTCCCCAGTCATGGAGCCAACTACTATT AGGTGGATTGCCTGCAAGCGATGAAGAAAGCTTTCGTCTGAGTCATTTTCAACctaaaaagttagaaaattgGGAGGAACAAATCTTGAATCAATCTCAAAGAGTACTTCCCGTTAATGTTGATGTAATAAAACAAGAGATTTCCCAAAACAGTAACTTGTACGGTCTTGAAGATCATGAAGAATTTCAAGCGCTTCCTAGACCAGCTGCTTGGTCTCAGCAAATCATGCCAGTTTCTTCTCCTAGGTCTTGTGTCACCAGCTTAAGTAATAATAACATCTTGGACTTCTCTTATAAGAAGATGGATGGGAGCAATCAAAATTTAGATCAATCATCTGag AGTACTAGCTCAGCCACTGGTGGGGCATATAAGAAGGCTAGGGTTCAGCCCTCTTCAACTTCAAGCCAACCACCTTTAAAG GTGAGAAAGGAGAAGCTTGGTGACAGAATAACAGCCCTTCACCAGCTAGTTTCCCCATTTGGAAAG ACTGACACTGCTTCTGTCTTGTTAGAAGCCATTGGGTATATCAGATTCCTTCAAGGTCAAATTGAG gTTCAAGGAGAAAGAAATGGTGTATTTCCTGAAGACCCCGGACAG TTGTTGAATGACGCCTGCCTAAAAAGAAAGGAAGCTCCTAACCAG GATACACAGGATAAGCCAAGGGATTTAAAGAGTAGAGGGTTGTGCTTGGTTCCAGTGTCTTGCACTCAGCTTGTAGGAAGTGACAATGGAGCTGATTTTTGGGCTCCAGCCTATGGTGGCGGGTTTTGA
- the LOC142637182 gene encoding transcription factor bHLH68-like isoform X4: MMAGNPNWWSMPPPSLLPPQYALGSSSLPFNPLAAENQELPQSWSQLLLGGLPASDEESFRLSHFQPKKLENWEEQILNQSQRVLPVNVDVIKQEISQNSNLYGLEDHEEFQALPRPAAWSQQIMPVSSPRSCVTSLSNNNILDFSYKKMDGSNQNLDQSSESTSSATGGAYKKARVQPSSTSSQPPLKVRKEKLGDRITALHQLVSPFGKTDTASVLLEAIGYIRFLQGQIELLNDACLKRKEAPNQDTQDKPRDLKSRGLCLVPVSCTQLVGSDNGADFWAPAYGGGF; the protein is encoded by the exons ATGATGGCTGGAAACCCTAACTGGTGGAGCATGCCTCCACCATCTCTCTTGCCTCCTCAATATGCACTTGGATCTTCTTCACTTCCTTTCAATCCATTGGCAGCAGAAAACCAAGAGCTTCCCCAGTCATGGAGCCAACTACTATT AGGTGGATTGCCTGCAAGCGATGAAGAAAGCTTTCGTCTGAGTCATTTTCAACctaaaaagttagaaaattgGGAGGAACAAATCTTGAATCAATCTCAAAGAGTACTTCCCGTTAATGTTGATGTAATAAAACAAGAGATTTCCCAAAACAGTAACTTGTACGGTCTTGAAGATCATGAAGAATTTCAAGCGCTTCCTAGACCAGCTGCTTGGTCTCAGCAAATCATGCCAGTTTCTTCTCCTAGGTCTTGTGTCACCAGCTTAAGTAATAATAACATCTTGGACTTCTCTTATAAGAAGATGGATGGGAGCAATCAAAATTTAGATCAATCATCTGag AGTACTAGCTCAGCCACTGGTGGGGCATATAAGAAGGCTAGGGTTCAGCCCTCTTCAACTTCAAGCCAACCACCTTTAAAG GTGAGAAAGGAGAAGCTTGGTGACAGAATAACAGCCCTTCACCAGCTAGTTTCCCCATTTGGAAAG ACTGACACTGCTTCTGTCTTGTTAGAAGCCATTGGGTATATCAGATTCCTTCAAGGTCAAATTGAG TTGTTGAATGACGCCTGCCTAAAAAGAAAGGAAGCTCCTAACCAG GATACACAGGATAAGCCAAGGGATTTAAAGAGTAGAGGGTTGTGCTTGGTTCCAGTGTCTTGCACTCAGCTTGTAGGAAGTGACAATGGAGCTGATTTTTGGGCTCCAGCCTATGGTGGCGGGTTTTGA
- the LOC142637182 gene encoding transcription factor bHLH68-like isoform X1 has protein sequence MMAGNPNWWSMPPPSLLPPQYALGSSSLPFNPLAAENQELPQSWSQLLLGGLPASDEESFRLSHFQPKKLENWEEQILNQSQRVLPVNVDVIKQEISQNSNLYGLEDHEEFQALPRPAAWSQQIMPVSSPRSCVTSLSNNNILDFSYKKMDGSNQNLDQSSESTSSATGGAYKKARVQPSSTSSQPPLKVRKEKLGDRITALHQLVSPFGKTDTASVLLEAIGYIRFLQGQIEALSSPYFGNASKNMRSQQSVQGERNGVFPEDPGQLLNDACLKRKEAPNQDTQDKPRDLKSRGLCLVPVSCTQLVGSDNGADFWAPAYGGGF, from the exons ATGATGGCTGGAAACCCTAACTGGTGGAGCATGCCTCCACCATCTCTCTTGCCTCCTCAATATGCACTTGGATCTTCTTCACTTCCTTTCAATCCATTGGCAGCAGAAAACCAAGAGCTTCCCCAGTCATGGAGCCAACTACTATT AGGTGGATTGCCTGCAAGCGATGAAGAAAGCTTTCGTCTGAGTCATTTTCAACctaaaaagttagaaaattgGGAGGAACAAATCTTGAATCAATCTCAAAGAGTACTTCCCGTTAATGTTGATGTAATAAAACAAGAGATTTCCCAAAACAGTAACTTGTACGGTCTTGAAGATCATGAAGAATTTCAAGCGCTTCCTAGACCAGCTGCTTGGTCTCAGCAAATCATGCCAGTTTCTTCTCCTAGGTCTTGTGTCACCAGCTTAAGTAATAATAACATCTTGGACTTCTCTTATAAGAAGATGGATGGGAGCAATCAAAATTTAGATCAATCATCTGag AGTACTAGCTCAGCCACTGGTGGGGCATATAAGAAGGCTAGGGTTCAGCCCTCTTCAACTTCAAGCCAACCACCTTTAAAG GTGAGAAAGGAGAAGCTTGGTGACAGAATAACAGCCCTTCACCAGCTAGTTTCCCCATTTGGAAAG ACTGACACTGCTTCTGTCTTGTTAGAAGCCATTGGGTATATCAGATTCCTTCAAGGTCAAATTGAG GCCCTTAGCTCTCCTTACTTTGGTAATGCATCCAAAAACATGAGGAGCCAGCAGTCT gTTCAAGGAGAAAGAAATGGTGTATTTCCTGAAGACCCCGGACAG TTGTTGAATGACGCCTGCCTAAAAAGAAAGGAAGCTCCTAACCAG GATACACAGGATAAGCCAAGGGATTTAAAGAGTAGAGGGTTGTGCTTGGTTCCAGTGTCTTGCACTCAGCTTGTAGGAAGTGACAATGGAGCTGATTTTTGGGCTCCAGCCTATGGTGGCGGGTTTTGA
- the LOC142637182 gene encoding transcription factor bHLH68-like isoform X2 — protein MMAGNPNWWSMPPPSLLPPQYALGSSSLPFNPLAAENQELPQSWSQLLLGGLPASDEESFRLSHFQPKKLENWEEQILNQSQRVLPVNVDVIKQEISQNSNLYGLEDHEEFQALPRPAAWSQQIMPVSSPRSCVTSLSNNNILDFSYKKMDGSNQNLDQSSESTSSATGGAYKKARVQPSSTSSQPPLKVRKEKLGDRITALHQLVSPFGKTDTASVLLEAIGYIRFLQGQIEALSSPYFGNASKNMRSQQSLLNDACLKRKEAPNQDTQDKPRDLKSRGLCLVPVSCTQLVGSDNGADFWAPAYGGGF, from the exons ATGATGGCTGGAAACCCTAACTGGTGGAGCATGCCTCCACCATCTCTCTTGCCTCCTCAATATGCACTTGGATCTTCTTCACTTCCTTTCAATCCATTGGCAGCAGAAAACCAAGAGCTTCCCCAGTCATGGAGCCAACTACTATT AGGTGGATTGCCTGCAAGCGATGAAGAAAGCTTTCGTCTGAGTCATTTTCAACctaaaaagttagaaaattgGGAGGAACAAATCTTGAATCAATCTCAAAGAGTACTTCCCGTTAATGTTGATGTAATAAAACAAGAGATTTCCCAAAACAGTAACTTGTACGGTCTTGAAGATCATGAAGAATTTCAAGCGCTTCCTAGACCAGCTGCTTGGTCTCAGCAAATCATGCCAGTTTCTTCTCCTAGGTCTTGTGTCACCAGCTTAAGTAATAATAACATCTTGGACTTCTCTTATAAGAAGATGGATGGGAGCAATCAAAATTTAGATCAATCATCTGag AGTACTAGCTCAGCCACTGGTGGGGCATATAAGAAGGCTAGGGTTCAGCCCTCTTCAACTTCAAGCCAACCACCTTTAAAG GTGAGAAAGGAGAAGCTTGGTGACAGAATAACAGCCCTTCACCAGCTAGTTTCCCCATTTGGAAAG ACTGACACTGCTTCTGTCTTGTTAGAAGCCATTGGGTATATCAGATTCCTTCAAGGTCAAATTGAG GCCCTTAGCTCTCCTTACTTTGGTAATGCATCCAAAAACATGAGGAGCCAGCAGTCT TTGTTGAATGACGCCTGCCTAAAAAGAAAGGAAGCTCCTAACCAG GATACACAGGATAAGCCAAGGGATTTAAAGAGTAGAGGGTTGTGCTTGGTTCCAGTGTCTTGCACTCAGCTTGTAGGAAGTGACAATGGAGCTGATTTTTGGGCTCCAGCCTATGGTGGCGGGTTTTGA